The Methanomassiliicoccales archaeon genome has a window encoding:
- a CDS encoding MIP/aquaporin family protein has translation MKRRNVGNEPLGALHMSTLGRSVVAEFIGSFFLIIAAIASTILPVDILKSDAALAVFMNAIAVAFVLIALIEMFGSISGGHLNPAVTMSFLLSKEITKKKAACYIGAQIAGGFIGVMATHAMFYDITPTLLVVSENTKTPGMYFAEFIGTFLLVAVILGCIKRGSKFAGLSVGAVVGGMLMSTSSTMYANPAVTLARVFTYAICGIAPTSAIFFIVAEFVGALMATMTFSYLYPRKLGDRSIQLESAKSIQMAKEQ, from the coding sequence TTGAAAAGACGAAACGTAGGGAACGAGCCACTAGGGGCATTACATATGTCGACACTGGGGCGAAGCGTTGTCGCAGAATTTATCGGTAGCTTTTTTCTCATCATCGCAGCAATTGCGTCGACAATATTGCCGGTGGATATCCTCAAATCTGATGCGGCTCTCGCGGTGTTTATGAACGCGATCGCGGTCGCGTTCGTACTCATCGCATTGATCGAGATGTTCGGATCAATCTCTGGAGGTCATCTTAATCCGGCAGTCACAATGTCTTTTCTTCTGTCGAAAGAAATCACGAAAAAGAAGGCTGCCTGTTATATCGGAGCACAGATCGCTGGTGGATTCATTGGCGTTATGGCAACTCATGCGATGTTCTATGATATTACGCCTACGCTTCTCGTCGTATCTGAAAACACCAAGACACCAGGCATGTACTTCGCAGAATTTATCGGAACATTCCTCTTAGTTGCAGTTATCTTGGGTTGTATCAAGAGAGGGTCCAAGTTCGCTGGTCTGTCTGTGGGGGCTGTAGTTGGAGGGATGCTGATGTCAACATCAAGCACCATGTACGCAAATCCAGCAGTCACGTTAGCACGGGTCTTTACTTATGCCATATGTGGCATAGCTCCCACTAGTGCGATCTTTTTTATAGTCGCGGAGTTTGTTGGGGCATTAATGGCTACAATGACGTTCAGTTATCTTTATCCAAGAAAACTCGGTGACAGGTCCATACAGTTGGAAAGTGCAAAATCGATCCAAATGGCAAAGGAGCAATGA
- a CDS encoding immune inhibitor A, with translation MLPLGKRISGPLASRKLRRGYELKKVTKVLSVAVALVMVLGVFAVVFPTTIAAPSEDPVIADVEKIDAGPSIRAEIPDYSALASSASAAGATPLKHDLSDFYNVGDIEWYYAGSYSGGFKPFEKRGEGNYCEVWVALDLSFPAGDPRNAYTSRITITDDHVAWIIDQFDSNIYPNMTSYFSEPPPLDGSNALFKDWGYPFMETNDTGKVMIMIFNIRDSNYYDPSYPYYIAGFFSPTLDLYYDRNIINIDCWDWDNRTGPSSPRPWLYEGTVAHEYQHLLHDYLDPDEDTWLNEGCSMYAEVLCGYGIPYDYFARYLYTPDNSLTEWGDQGDINILADYGGAALFMVYLNDHFGGSELISDLAKSTLNGAASVTQALQDQGYTDWDFDKVYHAFSLANLIRSDVIGNGLYDYESIDLSGLWLTYHLYDPEWGFVDESSFYGTTWTYDGYDTEVSTLGSYATDYFVVVNSPDVTKTLLNLAFDGDDYAEVGWTNEWIGWPYGYMWYSGASDLRDVSLVGTADLSGMEEATLTFDTYYEIEEGWDFGFVQVSVDGGNTWVSLENEYTTNETDPDAHPAIIENLPGLTGWSGGFVTMSFDLSEYVGQEIMYRFRYMTDWAYAEEGWYIDNVYINDELVDDGGDSISTLVPVYPDSDFTITIYAPSQVTVSGNYLLPMLLEININHDDETVFRSVASLLSLYEYIIVIVSTTQGPVDYGIGTVINWPITGIA, from the coding sequence ATGCTGCCACTGGGTAAGAGAATATCTGGACCATTGGCAAGCAGAAAACTTAGGAGGGGTTATGAATTGAAAAAAGTAACAAAGGTTCTTAGCGTTGCAGTGGCGCTGGTTATGGTGCTCGGGGTTTTTGCTGTTGTTTTCCCGACAACAATCGCTGCCCCTTCAGAGGATCCAGTTATTGCTGACGTGGAAAAAATAGACGCAGGGCCGTCGATTAGAGCGGAAATCCCTGACTACAGCGCACTTGCCTCATCAGCATCGGCTGCTGGTGCGACTCCATTAAAGCACGATCTTAGCGACTTCTACAACGTTGGTGACATCGAATGGTACTACGCAGGTTCCTATAGTGGCGGATTTAAACCATTCGAGAAGAGGGGCGAGGGTAACTATTGTGAAGTGTGGGTGGCACTCGATCTAAGCTTCCCGGCTGGTGATCCCAGGAACGCATACACTTCCAGAATCACAATCACCGATGACCATGTGGCTTGGATTATCGACCAATTTGACAGCAATATCTATCCCAATATGACTTCGTATTTCTCAGAGCCACCACCATTGGACGGATCTAATGCCCTATTCAAAGATTGGGGATATCCATTTATGGAGACGAACGACACTGGCAAAGTCATGATCATGATCTTTAACATCAGGGACAGTAATTATTACGACCCGTCATATCCATACTACATCGCTGGCTTCTTCAGCCCGACATTAGATCTCTACTACGACCGAAATATAATCAATATCGACTGCTGGGACTGGGACAACAGGACGGGACCGAGCTCTCCAAGACCATGGCTATATGAAGGTACGGTCGCACACGAATATCAGCACCTATTACATGATTACCTAGATCCCGATGAGGATACCTGGTTAAACGAAGGATGTTCTATGTATGCAGAAGTTCTGTGTGGTTACGGAATACCCTATGATTATTTCGCAAGATACCTTTACACTCCTGATAACTCATTGACGGAATGGGGAGACCAAGGGGACATCAACATCCTCGCTGATTATGGTGGCGCTGCATTATTTATGGTTTACCTGAACGATCACTTTGGCGGGTCTGAACTGATTTCGGATCTCGCAAAGAGCACGTTGAATGGTGCCGCTTCTGTAACTCAGGCATTGCAGGATCAGGGATACACGGATTGGGACTTCGACAAGGTCTATCATGCGTTTTCATTGGCAAACCTGATCAGGTCTGATGTCATAGGCAACGGACTTTACGATTACGAATCAATTGATCTCTCGGGCTTGTGGCTCACATATCACTTGTATGATCCAGAATGGGGCTTTGTCGACGAGTCTTCGTTCTATGGAACAACTTGGACTTATGACGGCTATGACACGGAAGTTAGCACACTAGGGTCATACGCGACAGATTACTTTGTCGTGGTCAATTCACCTGATGTCACTAAGACACTACTGAACCTTGCATTTGACGGCGATGATTATGCCGAAGTTGGTTGGACAAACGAGTGGATAGGTTGGCCTTACGGCTACATGTGGTACTCAGGCGCTTCCGATCTTAGGGACGTCTCTCTTGTCGGTACGGCTGATCTCTCGGGAATGGAGGAGGCAACGCTCACATTCGATACATATTATGAAATAGAGGAAGGCTGGGATTTCGGCTTTGTACAGGTCTCAGTCGATGGGGGAAACACATGGGTCTCGCTTGAGAATGAGTACACAACTAATGAAACAGATCCAGATGCCCATCCAGCGATTATTGAGAATTTGCCAGGTTTGACAGGATGGTCCGGTGGGTTCGTAACGATGTCATTCGATCTTTCTGAGTACGTCGGACAAGAGATCATGTACCGCTTCAGATACATGACGGACTGGGCATACGCTGAAGAAGGGTGGTATATTGATAACGTGTACATCAATGACGAACTGGTCGACGATGGCGGAGATTCGATCTCTACCTTGGTTCCAGTTTACCCAGACTCTGATTTCACGATAACCATTTATGCGCCGAGCCAGGTGACTGTATCAGGCAATTATCTGCTGCCAATGCTTCTTGAAATCAATATAAACCACGATGACGAGACGGTATTCAGAAGCGTGGCGAGTCTACTTTCACTCTACGAGTACATAATTGTCATCGTCAGCACTACACAGGGACCTGTTGACTACGGAATCGGAACTGTGATAAACTGGCCTATAACCGGCATAGCATGA